The Deltaproteobacteria bacterium DNA segment TCAAACAATGGTAGGAATCCACGGTGCACACCCGAAACTCGAACTTCAACCACATCGGTATCAGGACTGTCGCCACTCACCTGAGGTCTTCCAGTCCCTTCGTGTAAATTCATCTCAAAATTGCGCGAGGTGCTCTCCAAATGAGTATTTTCGAGCTCAAGTAGCTGCGCTACTCTAGCTATTACCAAATCACGGTTCTGTAAAATTGGTGGAGCCTCACCGAGTTGGGGCATTGTTATCTGTGGGTCGTTCTCTGAGATTGTAGCTTCCAATCCATAAAGACCAGAAGCATACCTAACCCCTTCTCTTGCAACTTGAGTCATAACGAGATAGTCGCTTAAGAGCTGTCCAATATCCAACACGCCAATTAGGAGTATCGTTACGAAAGGCGCGGAGATTACAAATTCCAAGAGAACCGCCCCGCCTTCTGAGGCAACAACATCAGCTTTTCCCCGATCTACGTGTTTCTCAAACATGGTCCAAAAACTCAAACCAACGAGCGGCTTATAAAAACGCCGGCCTGGAACCGACTATATATAGCTTTCCCCTAAGCCCATATCCCTATAGCGTCATATCGACACTACGCGGTAGTAACATTAGCAATCAGCTCTCTTGGTAAGTGCGCTATTTAACACTTATCGATCCTCAATGAGCGTTCGCTGTCTAAGAAAATAAGAGTTGATGGACGTGACG contains these protein-coding regions:
- a CDS encoding pilus assembly protein, producing MFEKHVDRGKADVVASEGGAVLLEFVISAPFVTILLIGVLDIGQLLSDYLVMTQVAREGVRYASGLYGLEATISENDPQITMPQLGEAPPILQNRDLVIARVAQLLELENTHLESTSRNFEMNLHEGTGRPQVSGDSPDTDVVEVRVSGVHRGFLPLFDKLELSVSQIGPYLY